Below is a window of Myroides profundi DNA.
CGCCGGTCTCAAAAAAGCAAGCTCTTTCTACCCCTCGACTTGCATGTGTTAGGCCTGCCGCTAGCGTTCATCCTGAGCCAGGATCAAACTCTTCATCGTATATTTTTAATTTCGTAAATTAAAAAAGTATAATCCCAAATCTTGCGATTTGCCTTACTCTCTTATTTGTATGCTGTCAATCCAATATGTTTATGAACGTTGTCTTCTTATTTCTAAGTCTCACTTGTTTTTCAAAGCGAGTGCAAAAGTAAAAACTTATTTTGAATTAGCAAAACTTATTTTGAAAATATTTTTCTTTATTTTTTCGCTCAACTCCCATTTTTACTGAAGCGGACTGCAAAGATACTACCTTATTTTTTACTTATCCAAATTTATTTTTATAAATTTTTTAAAGCTTATTTTTTAGTCGTTCTTGCTTCACTTTTTGTTTATGATCGTCTGCCTCTAGAGTCGTTATCACTTCTCTAATGCGGATGCAAAAGTAGTATCTTTTCCATTACTTCCAAACTTATCTTTGCCTTTTTTTAAAGGTTTTTGAAAAGTATTTCATAACTCTCTATTATATCACCTTTTACGAGTGAAAGTTTTTTTGTCTTTTTTAGAGATTATAGCCTTATGGCATTTCTATACTATATATACGTAAAGAGCAGTACTTAATATTGTACTCTATTATATATGTGTAATAATTGAGAATACGCCTTCATATAGCCTTTCTGTCTATGTATAGATGTTACTTTATCCTATATAAAGGTGTTTTATCTTCCTTTTTATAGTTGATCTACTTATATAGGTATGCTTTTTTTGAAGAAAGAAAAAAAGATGACACAAACCTAAGGTTGTAAACATTTCTCTAAGACCAAAAAAAAGCTCTTGCCTACCGACAAGAGCTTTACTCTATAATTATTTCTTTTCTTTAAAGAATTCAAGCATTAAACAATCATTCTCTTATATACCTTAATATATAATATATCACAGATATTCTAGAAAAGCGAAAAGCGATACCTATTCGATATCGCTTTTCAAATCCCCTTAAAAAGTAAATTTCTTTACTTGTATTCTTGTTTTTAAAATTCCATAACCTAAAAGGTTATAAGAAAAAAGCCAGTCAATGACTGGCTTCTCTGCTCCCCCTCTTGGGCTCGAACCAAGGACCCTCTGATTAACAGTCAGATGCTCTAACCAACTGAGCTAAGGAGGAAGGTGATGTCTTACCTTTATTGCGATGCAAATATAATACGATTTTTCATTTCTGCAAACACAACAAGCATTTTTTTTATATTTTTTTCATCTAATTAAAAATTGCCTTATAAATATCATTCCCATTAGCGAATAACAATAATGCAATAAGTATGAAGAATCCTACCATCTGAGCGTTACCCAAGAATTTATCACTTGGTTTTCTTCCAGAGATCATTTCGTACAATAAAAAGATTACATGTCCACCATCTAAAGCAGGGATCGGTAATAAATTCATAACCCCTAACATGATAGATAACATCGCTGTAATACTCCAGAATACTTGCCAGCTCCAAAACTGAGGGAAGATATCATAAATAGCTTTAAACCCTCCTACTCCTTTATATGCACCTGTCTCAGGTTGTACAATTTTCTTTAACTGTCCGAAATAACTCATGATTCTATCTTTCCCCATGTGCAACCCCGCAGGAATAGCCTCAGCTAAGGAATACTGCTCTCTACTTATCTCATATAGTCCAAGTTTTTGTAAATTATCAAATGGCAAAGCAGGAGCATAGTATGTCTCTATCTTACCTTCTTGATTTACCTTTACATCAACAGTCGTATCTTTTCCATCGCGATTCACTACAACAGCAACAGTCTTTCCTTTGTTCTCTTCTAAAACATTGCTTACCATATCAAAGAAAGGTGTCTCTACCCCATTAATAGACTTCACAATATCTTTAACCATTAATGTACCTTCATTAATAGAGTTCTCTCCAAATCCTGCTACAATAAAAGGAATACGCAATCCTATGAAACCATTTCCTTTATTTTCAGTAATTTGTCCAAGAAAATCAACTGGCAACTGTACATGTTCAACTACACCAGCACGTTCTACCTCGATATCTTTCCCCATAAGGATTGCCTCTGGTAGACTATTAAACTTCACAATCTCCTTCCCATCAACAGTCAATACCTTATCACCTGTTTTAAGACCAGCGTCTTCTAAGATAGGATTCTGAACCCAGATTCCGCTCTTCACATCTTTATTAGCAATATATGACTCACCATACGCATAAGCCATCCCAATATAGATAACAAAAGCTAAAATAAAGTTTACAGTAACTCCACCTAACATAATGATCAAACGTTGCCAAGCTGGTTTAGATCTAAACTCCCATGGTTGTGGCTCACCTGCTAATTGGTCTGTATCCATACTTTCATCCACCATACCAGATATTTTTACATATCCACCCAATGGCAACCACCCAATACCATAAACAGTATCTCCTATCTTCTTTTTAAACAAAGAAAACTTAACATCAAAAAATAAGTAAAACTTCTCGACACGTGTTTTAAAAAGTTTAGCTGGGATAAAATGCCCTAACTCGTGTAAGATAATTAACAACGACAAACTCAATAAGAATTGAGATAATTTAATAAGTATATCCATTTTTATTTTTTACAGACTCTAATATTATTCAGACAAAAGTAAAATATTACTTTAACTAATCTCACTTTTTTTTAAATCAAGGCTTAAATTATCAATTCTTTCACATAAATAACAAGATAAACAAAGTGTAATAAAGCTAAAAAGCACTTTACATATTATTTCAAAGCTACTCTATTAATTAAATTATTATTTAGAAAAGCTAATAAACTACCAAATAAAGTGCATAATGTTCTACAAAACTTATAAAGAGGTACGTAAAATAGCTGTTAATAGAAAAGTATTTTCTAACTTTGCTTTACAATTAATATTTATAATATGTTACAGATAGCTTTTATTAGAGAAAATCAAGAGCAAGTGGTTAAAGGATTAGCCAAAAGAAATCTTGATGTTGCCGATTTGCTAAAAGAAGTGCTTGAATTAGATGAGAAAAGAAGAAGCACACAGGTGGAATTAGACAATGTATTAGCAGAATCGAACAAACTATCCAAAAGCATCGGGGAGTTGATGAAAAGTGGTGAAAAAGCAAAAGCTGAAATCATCAAAGAAAAAACATCAAACTTACGTGACCAAAGCAAACAATTAACGGAAGAACTTAATAATGTATCTGCATTATTAACAGAGAAGTTATATACTATACCAAACGTACCAACAGATATCGTACCTGCTGGTAAAGACGCTGATGATAACTTAAATGTATTCGAAGCAGGAGAAGTACCTACACTACATGAAGGAGCTTTACCACACTGGGAATTAGCAAAGAAATATGACATCATTGACTTTGAACTAGGGAATAAAATTACTGGAGCAGGTTTTCCTGTATATAAAGGTAAAGGAGCTCGTCTACAACGTGCATTAATCTCTTACTTCTTAGACAAGAATACAGAAGCAGGATATAGAGAATATCAAGTTCCTCACTTAATCAATGAGGCTTCAGGATATGGTACAGGACAATTGCCAGATAAAGAAGGGCAAATGTATCACAGTACAGTTGACGATCTATACTTAATCCCAACAGCAGAGGTACCTGTGACTAATATCTTTAGAGATGTTATCTTACAAGAGACAGAATTACCAATTATGTGTACAGCTTATACACCATGTTTCCGTAGAGAAGCAGGATCATATGGAGCACACGTAAGAGGTCTTAACCGTCTTCACCAATTTGACAAAGTAGAAATCGTACGTATCGAACACCCTGATAATTCTTATCAAGCATTAGACGGAATGGTAGAACATATTAAAGGACTATTGAACGACCTTAAACTTCCATATAGAATCTTAAGATTATGTGGTGGAGATATGGGATTCACATCAGCTCTTACTTATGACTTCGAAGTGTTCTCTACAGCACAAGACAGATGGTTAGAAATTAGTTCTGTATCTAACTTCGAGACATTCCAAGCGAATAGATTGAAATTAAGATTCAGAGATAAAGATGGTAAAAACCAATTAGCACACACTTTAAATGGTAGTTCACTAGCATTACCTCGTGTACTAGCAGGTATCTTAGAAAACTATCAAACACCAGAAGGAATCGTAATTCCAGAAGTTTTACGCCCTTACACAGGATTTGATATTATCGACTAATTAAAACCAATAACCTTATAAATAAAAAGCACCAAATATTCGAAATAAGACATTTGGTGCTTTTTTTATCTTTGCAAAATAAATTCATTCACTGTATTTAAAATTATGATCATATATAATATCACAGTCAACATTCATGAAAGCGCACATGACGTATGGATGCAATGGACAAAAAATGCTTATATACCAGGAATATTAGCAACAGGAAAGTTCGACAAAGCTAAGATCGTCAAAGTACTCATCGAAGAAGAAATGGGAGGAAAAACTTATTCTATCCAATTCGAAACACAGAGTAAAGAGTTACTAGATCAGTTCTATAAAGAAGACTTTGATCGTTTTGAGATCGAAGCTAAACGCCTTTTTGGTGAGCTTATGCTAACATTTAAGACAGAACTAGAATTAATCAGCGAACATCAATAAGATAACCATGGATAAAGTAAGAGCAAAAAAACACTTAGGTCAGCATTTCTTAACTGACGAAAGTGTCGCAAAGAGAATCGCTGATACCTTGACATTAGAAGGATACAAGAAGGTATTAGAGATAGGTCCAGGTATGGGAGTTCTAACAAAATATATATTAGACAAACCGATAGAAACATTCGTAGTAGAGATAGATACTGAATCAGTAGACTATTTACATGCTCATTATAACAAACTACACGACCATATATTCGCACAAGACTTTCTAAAGTTCGATATAGTACGTGCTTTTAATCAAGAACCATTTGCTGTAATCGGTAACTTCCCTTATAATATCTCTACACAAATCGTGTTTAGAGCATTAGAACTAAGAGACTATATCCCTGAGTTCTCAGGTATGTTCCAAAAGGAAGTAGCAGAACGTATCTGTGAGAAAAAAGGAACTAAAGCTTATGGTATACTTTCAGTATTAGCACAAGCTTTCTATGAAACAGAATATTTATTCACTGTAGACGAACACGTATTTAACCCACCTCCAAAAGTAAAATCAGGGGTAATGCGTATGATCCGTAAAGAGGATTACAGTCTACCATGTAGTGAAAAATTATTCTTTACAGTAGTAAAAACTGCCTTTAATCAGAGAAGAAAGACATTACGCAACAGCTTAAAAAGCTTTAACTTGCCAGAGGAAATAAGATCTGAAGAAGTATTTAATTTAAGACCAGAACAATTAGACTATAAAGAATTTATAGAACTAACAAAGAAAATAGAAGCCTATGGAGTTTAAAATCAGTAGAGAATCTTTACAACAATTCGAAGATTTAATCGCTGAAAAAAATGAAAAGGAATTATTAGAGATCCTTAAAGATTTACACTATGCCGATATAGCAGAGATAATGAATGAGCTTTCTGGAGAAGAAGCGATATACATATTCGATATATTAGATAGTGAAGTAACAGCAGAAATCCTTTTAGAATTAAATGAAGATGTCCGTGAAAAGATCTTAAAAACGCTATCTCCAAAAGAAATTGCAGAGGAGTTAGATGAATTAGACACGGATGACGCTGCTGATATTATCTCTGAATTACCAGAATCTAAGAAAGAAGAGGTTCTTTCTGAGCTGGAAGATTTAGAGCATGCAAAGGACATCGTTGAACTATTGCGTTATGACGAGGACACTGCAGGGGGACTAATGGCCAAAGAGTATGTCTCTGTTAATGAGAATTGGTCAGTACTTACTTGTGTCAAAGAAATGCGCAAACAGGCTGAGCACGTATCTAGAGTACATTCTATCTATGTAATAGATAATGAAGGTAGACTAAAAGGTAGACTGTCGCTAAAAGACCTTCTTACCTCTTCTACTACTACCCATATTAGTGATGTCTATATTAGAAATGTAGACTCAGTAAAAGTAGACACAAAAGATATAGAAGTAGCTCGTATTATGCAGAAGTACGACTTAGAAGCTATTCCTGTTATAGATGAAATGGGAAGGTTAGTAGGTCGTATTACCATTGATGACATCGTAGACGTTATTAAAGAAGAAGCAGATAAAGATTACCAACTAGCAGCAGGTATTTCTCAAGACGTAGAGGCTAATGACAGTATCCTTATGCTGACACGAGCTAGATTACCTTGGTTAATATTAGCGATGATAGGTGGGTTCGTAGCTGTTAATGTATCTAGAAGTTTTGAAGGAGCTATGGAGAAGTTTGGTGTACTATTCTTCTTCACCCCTCTTATTGCGGCTATGGCAGGTAATGTCGGGGTTCAATCTTCTGCTATTATCGTACAAGGACTAGC
It encodes the following:
- a CDS encoding DUF4286 family protein, translated to MIIYNITVNIHESAHDVWMQWTKNAYIPGILATGKFDKAKIVKVLIEEEMGGKTYSIQFETQSKELLDQFYKEDFDRFEIEAKRLFGELMLTFKTELELISEHQ
- the rsmA gene encoding 16S rRNA (adenine(1518)-N(6)/adenine(1519)-N(6))-dimethyltransferase RsmA; its protein translation is MDKVRAKKHLGQHFLTDESVAKRIADTLTLEGYKKVLEIGPGMGVLTKYILDKPIETFVVEIDTESVDYLHAHYNKLHDHIFAQDFLKFDIVRAFNQEPFAVIGNFPYNISTQIVFRALELRDYIPEFSGMFQKEVAERICEKKGTKAYGILSVLAQAFYETEYLFTVDEHVFNPPPKVKSGVMRMIRKEDYSLPCSEKLFFTVVKTAFNQRRKTLRNSLKSFNLPEEIRSEEVFNLRPEQLDYKEFIELTKKIEAYGV
- the mgtE gene encoding magnesium transporter; this encodes MEFKISRESLQQFEDLIAEKNEKELLEILKDLHYADIAEIMNELSGEEAIYIFDILDSEVTAEILLELNEDVREKILKTLSPKEIAEELDELDTDDAADIISELPESKKEEVLSELEDLEHAKDIVELLRYDEDTAGGLMAKEYVSVNENWSVLTCVKEMRKQAEHVSRVHSIYVIDNEGRLKGRLSLKDLLTSSTTTHISDVYIRNVDSVKVDTKDIEVARIMQKYDLEAIPVIDEMGRLVGRITIDDIVDVIKEEADKDYQLAAGISQDVEANDSILMLTRARLPWLILAMIGGFVAVNVSRSFEGAMEKFGVLFFFTPLIAAMAGNVGVQSSAIIVQGLANNSITGSIWKRLGKEVTLSLLNGFLLAILMMLGSHFLLGVDYIIGITVSIALISVIIIASLIGTFVPILLNKYGIDPALATGPFITTSNDIFGILIYFSIAKVILGF
- the serS gene encoding serine--tRNA ligase; this translates as MLQIAFIRENQEQVVKGLAKRNLDVADLLKEVLELDEKRRSTQVELDNVLAESNKLSKSIGELMKSGEKAKAEIIKEKTSNLRDQSKQLTEELNNVSALLTEKLYTIPNVPTDIVPAGKDADDNLNVFEAGEVPTLHEGALPHWELAKKYDIIDFELGNKITGAGFPVYKGKGARLQRALISYFLDKNTEAGYREYQVPHLINEASGYGTGQLPDKEGQMYHSTVDDLYLIPTAEVPVTNIFRDVILQETELPIMCTAYTPCFRREAGSYGAHVRGLNRLHQFDKVEIVRIEHPDNSYQALDGMVEHIKGLLNDLKLPYRILRLCGGDMGFTSALTYDFEVFSTAQDRWLEISSVSNFETFQANRLKLRFRDKDGKNQLAHTLNGSSLALPRVLAGILENYQTPEGIVIPEVLRPYTGFDIID
- the rseP gene encoding RIP metalloprotease RseP, translated to MDILIKLSQFLLSLSLLIILHELGHFIPAKLFKTRVEKFYLFFDVKFSLFKKKIGDTVYGIGWLPLGGYVKISGMVDESMDTDQLAGEPQPWEFRSKPAWQRLIIMLGGVTVNFILAFVIYIGMAYAYGESYIANKDVKSGIWVQNPILEDAGLKTGDKVLTVDGKEIVKFNSLPEAILMGKDIEVERAGVVEHVQLPVDFLGQITENKGNGFIGLRIPFIVAGFGENSINEGTLMVKDIVKSINGVETPFFDMVSNVLEENKGKTVAVVVNRDGKDTTVDVKVNQEGKIETYYAPALPFDNLQKLGLYEISREQYSLAEAIPAGLHMGKDRIMSYFGQLKKIVQPETGAYKGVGGFKAIYDIFPQFWSWQVFWSITAMLSIMLGVMNLLPIPALDGGHVIFLLYEMISGRKPSDKFLGNAQMVGFFILIALLLFANGNDIYKAIFN